CTATCGCTTGCAAGGAGAAAACGAAAAAGCAGAAGCGTTGCTCCGCCAGGCTACGACAATAGATACGAGCGACCCGGGACCTTATCTGGTCCTTTCGACGTTCTTGGGAGCGCTCCAGCGACTCGAAGAAGCCTTGGCAGCGGCGGACTCGGCCGTCGCGGCGGATCCTGAGAATGCGAACGCAAAGCTTCGCCGGGCAGAACTCCTGGTAGATTTCGGCTACCGCGAGGCCAGTACCGAAGCGGCGAAAACCCCGGAAGACAATCTCGCTGCGCTTTCCATGGCCAATCAGAAGATTGCGGAGGGTCTCGAGGTGGTCGAGGCCATTCTCGCCGAAACGCCCTTTCATCCCCAGGCCGAGTTTGTTCGGGGCAAGGCTTACCTGGCCAAGGGTGAAACCTCAAAGGGCATTGATGCGTTCCAAATGGCGGTGGACGGTCGCCCCGATTGGCCCGAGGCTCACTTTGCGCTTGGCTCAGCAATGGCTTCCGTGGATCAATCCAGTCTCGCCCGGGTCGAAATCTCCCGGGCACTCGAACTCGATCCAGGACTCCACCAGGCTCGCAGACTCCTTGCCACGATTCATCAGACATTGGGTGAGCACGAATATGCAATCGAACAGGGGCGGCGCTATCTGAAAGTTCGACCCGAGAGCAGCGAAACCCGAGTACTGGTCGCGCAGAGTCTAATCCGACTCGGCAAGCGCGAGGAAGCGCGCAACGAGTTGGACAAAGTACCGGCCGACCAGCGTGATGCAGGAGTGCTCTTCGCTCTGGGGCGCGTCCATGCAAGCCTTGCCGATCCAGTCAAGGCACGCGCGTACCTGATGCAAGTTCTCGAGCGGTCTCCACACAACCAACAGGTGCTGCGGACACTATTCAAGCTCGACCAGGGTAGCAAAGAGAACTTCTCCGAGACCAAGCAACTCATCATTGCGGCGGCCAAGGCGGACCCCAGAGACCCCGACCTCGTCCAGCTCAACGGAATGGTTTTGTTCAGCAACAATGACCTGGAAGGGGCAGAAGCCCAATTCGTTCTCGCCACGGAGCTGATCCCCGACGATATCAACGTGCATCAGCAGTTGGCGCGCTTCTACACGTTGACTGGCCGCACCGATGAGACCATTGCGACCTACGAGAAAGCTGTCCAGATGCAGCCGACTTCGGCGCGCCTGCATCACTTCCTCGCGTTGCTCTACGAAGCCCAGGGTGAGCTCGATATGGCTCAAAAGTCGTATGAAAACGCGATCAAGTACGACGACAATCACGCATTCGCGAAGAATAATCTCGCCTACCTGCTGGCCGACACGGGCAAGGATCTCGATCGCGCCCTCGATCTGGCGCAGGACGCCAAGGCGTTGCTGCCAAACGATTCCAATGCGGCGGACACCCTCGGCTGGGTGCTCTTCAAGCGTGGAGTCAATGGCGCTGCGGTGGGTTACCTGAAGGAGTCCGTCGCAAGCGCCGACGCCGACGACCCCGCTCTGGGGGTGATTCGCCATCATCTCGCTCAGGCTTACGAAGCAGACGGCAACACGAAGCGCGCCGCAGAAGTGTTGCGAGCTTCGCTCCACGATCTCGAGCAGCGCAACAAGGCCGAAAGAGCACAGGGTCGGACCCCTCAGTCGCCGCCCTGGGAAAGTGAAGTCCGCAGCATGCTCGACCGCCTGACGGCAGCTGGCTGAGGAGCGCATTGGTTCGCTCGCGGAATCTTGGGTTCCAGCTGGAAACCAAGGGTCCACCAACCGGCAACTAAGCCACACTACTGCGCGATGTTCTCCGGTTCTCTCCCAGATCCCCTGCATCCTCCCGCAGGGCGTCAAGCTCTCCCGCTGGAACGCCGATAGACAGGACGCTCTTGCGCGGAATTCGCATTCGTTGTGCGTGCGTGATACGCACGCGGATTCGGCAGCAGAGCGCTCGAACCGACGATGGGTGGACTGTGGAGAATTCGATGAGACTTGGGTCGCTTGTATTGGTAGCCGTGTTGGCGATGTTTCTGAGTTTTGCGGTTTCGGCGGATACCGAACCGGCACTCGAACCGACCGGCGAGACCGGATCGGTCGA
This genomic stretch from Myxococcales bacterium harbors:
- a CDS encoding tetratricopeptide repeat protein, with product MEEWACNRAKGADEGHEYGRRRRCVSLYLIGQTEPNEDLIMDYRFPMNSLCRAFALAITLFITTTLVGCQSDEDSLAEFYANGTRYVENERYEEAVIEYKNVIKLNPNHADAHYQLAKAYMKLSRGRDAYWEMSETVRLDPANTEAVLSFGALSLIAGDADQALAMGQISIESDPENHQGYILMGKALEKLKRESESEEYYLKAVELDLKNYDTLLTLATYYMYLPNGREKAEPWFWKGVERFGSFIARTSLAKFLVQDLERLDEAETVFKEAVNRAKSPKRREEGFINLARLYFGSERNELGVAALEEGIEIDNDSNLSRYMLAKYYRLQGENEKAEALLRQATTIDTSDPGPYLVLSTFLGALQRLEEALAAADSAVAADPENANAKLRRAELLVDFGYREASTEAAKTPEDNLAALSMANQKIAEGLEVVEAILAETPFHPQAEFVRGKAYLAKGETSKGIDAFQMAVDGRPDWPEAHFALGSAMASVDQSSLARVEISRALELDPGLHQARRLLATIHQTLGEHEYAIEQGRRYLKVRPESSETRVLVAQSLIRLGKREEARNELDKVPADQRDAGVLFALGRVHASLADPVKARAYLMQVLERSPHNQQVLRTLFKLDQGSKENFSETKQLIIAAAKADPRDPDLVQLNGMVLFSNNDLEGAEAQFVLATELIPDDINVHQQLARFYTLTGRTDETIATYEKAVQMQPTSARLHHFLALLYEAQGELDMAQKSYENAIKYDDNHAFAKNNLAYLLADTGKDLDRALDLAQDAKALLPNDSNAADTLGWVLFKRGVNGAAVGYLKESVASADADDPALGVIRHHLAQAYEADGNTKRAAEVLRASLHDLEQRNKAERAQGRTPQSPPWESEVRSMLDRLTAAG